Genomic DNA from Amycolatopsis alba DSM 44262:
GCCATGACCGAACTGACCTGCATCAAGCACCAGCCACGGCCACCTGGCCCCCGCTACACCGACGACACGCTCCGGCGCACCGACGAGACCTTCGCCCTGCTTCGCTACTACACCGCGAACGGGGCCAAGCCCTACTGTGACGGCAACGACGTCACCGACGTCGACAGGCAATGGATCGACCTCTACGTCAGGCTGGGCGCGGACGAGAAGAACATCAAGCGTCCGTGACACCTCGGGGAAAACCCGGAGGCCAGGGGGTGGCCGCGCCCGATATCGTCGAAGACATGCGCCTCTACATCGTCGACGCCTTCACCTCCGAGGCCTTCGCCGGCAACTCCGCCGGCGTGGTGCTGCTGGACTCGCCGGGCGACGCGGGCTGGATGCAGTCCGTCGCGGCCGAGCTGAGGCACGCCGAGACGGCCTTCGTCGAGGTCGGCGGCGAAGGCCCGAAGTCGCTTCGCTGGTTCACGCCGGAGACCGAGGTCGACCTGTGCGGGCACGCGACACTGGCGACCACGCACGTCCTGGGCGGCGAGCAGACCTTTACGACGAGAAGCGGCGAGTTGCGCTGCCGCGCCGAAGACGGCTGGGTGTCGATGGACTTCCCGTCGGACCCGCCCCGCGAGTCGGACGACGATCTGTCGTCGATCCTGCCGGGCGTCTCCTTCGCCTACGTCGGGCGGAGCCGCCAGAACCTGTTCGCGGTGGTGGACGACGCTTCCGTGGTCAGATCGCTCGCACCGGACCTGGCCGCGCTGCGCGCGCACTGGACCGGACGGCTGATGGTCACCGCTGGAGGCGACGTCGAAGGGATCGACTTCGTCACCCGGTTCTTCGCGCCGGGCGTCGGCATCGACGAAGACCCGGTCACCGGCTCCGCGCACTGCGTCCTCGCGCCGTACTGGGCCGCCCGCCTCGGCCGGACCGAGCTCGTCGGCGAGCAGGCTTCGGCGCGCGGTGGCATCGTGCGGGTGAATCTCGAAGGTGACCGCGTCCTGCTTTCGGGGCAGGCGGTCACCGTGGCCAGCGGGGAGTTGCACGTCTGATGCGCCTGATCCTGAACGTCATCTGGCTCGTGCTGTGCGGCCTGTGGATGGCACTCGGCTACATCGTCGCCGGCATCATCTGCTGCATCCTGATCGTCACCATCCCGTTCGGGCTGGCATCGTTCCGGATCGCGGCCTACGCGCTGTGGCCGTTCGGCCGCACCGTGGTGGACCGGCGCGACGCCGGGGCGGCGTCGACGATCGGCAACGTCATCTGGTTCATCTTCGCCGGGCTCTGGCTCGCGATCGGGCACGTGCTGACCGGGGTCGCGCTGTGCGTCACGATCATCGGGATCCCGCTGGGCGTGGCGAACTTCAAGATGATCCCGGTCTCGCTGATGCCGCTGGGCAAGGAGATCGTCGAAATCCCGTGAGGCTCAGTCTTCCGGCTCCCAGGGGAGCGGGATGATCAGGCAAGGACCGCCGACGAACAACCCGCCGTCGATGCCCAGCGCCTTCCCGCCCGCGTAGAGATACGGCCCCTCGATCTGCGCGGGGTGGATCCCGAGCTGGTCGGCGATGACGCTGTGCCCGTGCACGATCCGCTCGCCGCCGAGCCGGTCCATGAGCTGCTGCGCGACGTCGGCGCCTTCCGGGCCGCGGAAGGCGTAGCGCGTGGTCATCCGCCGCCACACGTCCCACCAGGCCTCGATGTCGCTGCCTTCGAGGATCTCGCGGCCACGCGCGTTGATCTCGTCGATGTCGTCGCCCCAGCCGAGGTATTCGAGCGTGTCCGAATGCATCAGCAGGTGGCCCGCGGCCAGTGTCAGCATCGGACGCGAGGTCAGCCATTCGATGTGCTGCGGGGTGAGCCTGTCCTGGTCTTCGAGCAGCCCGCCGTTGATCTCCCAGCTGCGGGCGAAGCTGCGCGGGCCGAAGTCGGACGGCACCTCCGTGTCGCCGAAGTGGTACATCCCGAGCAGCAGGATCTCGTGGTTGCCCAGCAGCGTCCCGCAGTGCCCGCCCGCCGTGGCGGCCTGCCGTTCCAGCCGCATCACCAGGTCGATGACGCCGACGCCGTCGGGGCCCCGGTCGACGAAGTCGCCGAGGAACCAGAGGGTCGCTTCACCGCCGGCCCAGTCGTCGTCGGAGTCGAGCAGCCCCTTCTCCCGGAGCGCCCCGGCCAGGTCGTCCCGGTGTCCGTGCACGTCACCGACCACGTAGGTCGGGGACGGAGGCTGATCGTCGCGCATCTCTGTGACGATAATCCCTCCGTCCGCCACTGCCTCGTTCAGCCTTCGCCGAACGGGTCGCCGGTCCGCCCGACGAGATCGGCGATCGAGTCGATGATCTTGGTCGGCCGGTACGGGTAGTGCTCGGCGCTCTCCCGGCTGGAGATGCCGGTCAGCACCAGGATCGTCTGCAAGCCGGCCTCGATTCCCGAGTGGACGTCGGTGTCCATCCGGTCGCCGATCATCAGCGTCGACTCCGAATGCGCGCCGAGCCGCCGCAGCGCCGAGCGCATCATCAGCGGGTTCGGCTTGCCGACGTAGTACGGCGAGCGGCCGGTCGCCTTCTCGATCAGCGCGGCGACCGAGCCGGTGGCGGGCATCGAGCCCTCCATGCTGGGGCCGGTGGCGTCGGGGTTGGTGGCGATGAACTTCGCGCCGCCCTCGATCAGCCTGATCGCGCGGGTTATCGCGCTGAAGCTGTACGTGCGCGTCTCGCCGAGGACGACGTAGTCCGGGTCGCGTTCGGTCAGCACGTAGCCGACCTCGTGCAGCGCCGTGGTGAGCCCGGCCTCGCCGATCACGAACGCCGAGCCGTTCGGCCGCTGCGACGCGAGGAACTTCGCGGTCGCCAGCGCGGAGGTCCAGATGGCCTCCTCGGGGATGTCGAGACCGGTCCGTTCGAGCCTCGCCCGCAGGTCACGCGGGGTGTAGATCGAGTTGTTGGTCAGCACCAGGAAGCCGATGTCGTTGGCGCGCAGTTCCTTGAGGAACTCGTCCGCGCCGGGCACGAGGTGCTCCTCCTGCACCAGTACGCCATCCATGTCGCTGAGGTATGTCCAACGGCGCTCGTTCATACCTCTCACCCTAATGTTCCGCGACGGCGTGAACAGCCACAGAGGCCGCCTTGACCGAAAGATTGACCGGTGTCCCTGGTTCGAGCGCCAGTTCGGCGACCGCGGCAGGGGTCAGGTCGGCGGCGAGTCCCGCCGCCCAGTCGTCGCCGCGGGACCGGACGCGGATCACCGGTCCGTGTGGTTCGAGCGCGTCGACGATTCCCTCGACGGTGTTACGCGGGCTGCCCCGGTGCTCGCCGTCCTTCAGGTAGACGGCGACAGCGCTGGGCGCGAAGACGGCCACAGCCGCTTCGCCATCGACGACGTCCTCCGCCCGGATCCCGGCCAAGTGCCCTCCTGACGTGCGCAAACCGTTGTCGACGGCTATGCCGGGCACCAGGTTCAGCCCGGCGATCCGCGCGGTGAACGCCGTGCGCGGCGCGGAGAGGACCTTCCGGGTTTCGCCGCGTTCGACGATCCGGCCGCCGTCGAGGACGGCGACGTGATCGGCGAGCGCCAGCGCGTCGAGCGGGTCGTGGGTGACCAGCACGGTCGGCGGTCCGGACCGCAGCACCCGCCGGAGCAGGCCGCGGATGGCGGGCGCCGCGTCGACGTCGAGGGCGGCGAAGGGCTCGTCGAGCAGCAGCAGTCCCGGCTCGGCCGCCAGCGCCCGCGCGATCGCGACCCGCTGCGCCTGCCCGCCGGAGAGCTGCGCGGGCCGTCGTCCGGCCAGTTCGAGCGCGTCCACTTCGGTCAGCCACTCCCGCGCACGCCGCTTCGCCTCGGCACGCCCGGCGCCGGTCGAGCGGGGCGCGAAGGCGACGTTGTCCACAGCGGACAGATGCGGGAAGAGCAGGGCGTCCTGGGAAAGCAGGCCGATGCCGCGCGCGTGCGGCGGCAGGCCCGCCAGCGCGCGGCCGTCCAGGGTGATCCGCGCCCGGTCGGGCCACAGCAGACCCGCCAGGCAACCGAGCACACTGGACTTGCCCGAACCGTTCGGCCCGAGCAGGGCGAGCACACCGCCGTCGGGGACCTCGAACTCGACGTCCAGTTCGAACTCGCCGCGCCGGAGGGCGATCTCCGCCGAAAGGGTCATGACCGGACCCCTTCGAGCGCTCGCGGCCGGGCGAGCGCGATCACCGCGACGGCGACCAGGATGAGCAGCAACGCGAGCGCCACGGCGCTGTCGACGTCGACCTCCGCCTGGGTGTAGACCTCCAGCGGCAGCGTCCGGGTGACCCCCTCCAGGCTGCCGGCGAAGGTGATCGTCGCGCCGAACTCGCCCAGCGCCCGCGCGAAGCTCAGCACGATGCCCGAACCGAGCGCGGGCAGCAGCAGCGGCAGCGTGACCCGGCGGAACACCGTCCACGGTTTGGCGCCCAGCGTCGACGCGACCCGTTCGTACCGGTCACCGGCACCCCTGAGGGCTCCTTCGAGGCTGACCACGAGGAACGGCATCGCGACGAACGTCTGCGCGATGACCACGGCGGCCGTGGTGAACGGCACCTGCTCACCGGTCAGGGCGGTCACCAGGACGCCGAGGAAACCCTTGCGGCCCAGCAGGTACAGCAGCGCCAGGCCGCCGACCACCGGCGGCAGCACCAGCGGCAGCAGCACCACCGCGCGCAGCACCCGGACGCCGCGCGCCCCCGAACGCGCGAGCACCACGGCGAGCGGGACACCGAACAGCACACAGGCCACAGTGGACAGTCCGGCCGTGACCAGCGAGAGCTTGAGCGCGTTCAGCGAGGACGCCGAGGTGATGAGACTCGGGAAGCGGCTCAGGTCCGAACGCACCAGCAGGCCGACGACCGGCAGCACCACCAGCGCCAGCGCGCAGATCGCCGGCGGCCAGAGAATCCAGGGGACGCCCGAGTCACGGCGCGCCAAAACCGACCTTCGCCAGTTCCTTCTTGCCCTCGGCGCTGAGGATGAAGTCGGTGAACTGCTTCGCCAGAGCCGCCTGCGGAGCGTCCTTCACCACCGCTATCGGGTAGTTGTTGATCGCGCCCGTGGACTCGGGGAAGTCCACTTTGTCCACCTTCGCGGCCGCCGACGTCGCGTCGGTGACGTAGACGAGCCCGGCGTCGGCGTCGCCTGACTGCACCTTCGCGAGCACTGACTTGACGTCCTGCTCCTCGCTCGCGGGCTTCAGCGTGACCCCGGACGACTGCTGGACCTTCTTCGCCGCCGACCCGCACGGCACCTGCGGCGCGCAGACGACCACGGTCAGCCCGTCCTTCGCGAGATCCGCCAGCCCCTTGACGCCCTTGGGGTTGCCCTTGCCGACGGCGATGGCGAGCCGGTTGGTGGCGAACACCGACGGCTGCCCGTCGATCACCGCGCCCTTGGTGGCCTTGTCCATATTGGCCTGGTCCGCGGAGGCGAAGACGTCCGCCTTCGCGCCCTGGGTCAGCTTCTGGACCAGCGCCGAGGAGCCCTCGAAGCTGAACTTCACGGTCACCCCGGAGTTCTGTGCCTCGAACTGCTTGCCCAGCGCCCCGAAGGACTCGGTCAGCGACGCCGCCGCGAACACGGTCAGCGTCCTGGCCTCGGCCTGCGCGGTGACGGGCTGCTCGGAACCACAGGCCGTCGCGGCCAGTGCCAGCGCGAACAGAGCGGGGACGAGTCTCCTCATCGGCTTCCTTCCGGGGTTTCGATCACGACGGTGGTCGCCTTGACGACGGCGACCGCGAGCACCCCTGGCCGCAGCCCGAGTTCGCGGACGGCTTCGGCGCTCATCAGGGAGACCACGCGATGCGGGCCGCATTGCAGTTCGACCTGTGCCATCACCTTGTCCGTGATGACTTCGGTGACGAGGCCGACGAACCGGTTGCGCGCGGAGCGGCCGACGTTCGAAGGGTCCTCGGGCTGCTCGGCCTGCGCCTTGGCGAACGCAGCGAGTTCGGCGCCGTCCACGACCTTGCGGCCCGCCGAGTCGTCGAACGCGGTCAACTGGCCCGCGCGCACCCAGCGGCGGACGGTGTCGTCGCTGACGCCGAGCAGACGAGCGGCTTCAGACAACCGGAATTGCGGCATGACCGGAAGGTTACTTCCGCAGATGCGGAAAAGCTACGGACGTGAGGAATTGCCGGGCAGTTCGTCGCGAAGGCCGTCGAGCACCGCGCTCTGGAAACGTTCGAGCACTTTCCGTTCCGCCGGAGAGAACTCCTCAAGGACCGTCTTCATGGTCGTGTGCGCGGATTCGAAGAGCGGCGCGCGGCGCTCCATGGCGCCGGGAACGACCTCTATCAGGACTTTCCGGCGATCGACGGTGTCACGGACGCGGCGGGCGAGCCCCGCCTTCTCGAGCCTGTCCATGACGCCGGTCACAGCACCCGTCGACAGGCCGGTCAGTTCGGCGATCCTGCCCGCTGTCAACGGTCCTGGCGCCTGTCCGGCGAGTTCGAGCACCTTGTGATCGGTGGCCGAGAGCCCCAGCCGCTCGGCGATCCTGGCGTGCCGGAGCACGGTCAGCGTGCTGCTTTCCCCGGCGAGGTCGGCGAACCGGGCCAATTCCTCCGCCGAAAGCGGATATTTCACCATCCGGAAACCCTTCGGGAAGAAACCGATTCGCTGGGAATAGAGATTCTAGACAGTCGGCTTTCACCCGCTTCGGGGTTAGTCTGGGGACAATGACAGCAGTCGATCTCGGGTTTCCCCGTGTCCCCGGTACACGAGGTCCCTCAAGCGTGCCCAGGCCGGACAACCCCGCTCTGATCGACACCTTCGGCCGGGTGGCGACCGACCTGCGGGTGTCGCTCACCGACAAGTGCAATCTGCGCTGTACCTACTGCATGCCCGCCGAAGGCCTCGAATGGATGCCGAGCGCGGACGTGCTGACCGACGACGAACTCGTGCTCCTGCTCCGGATCGCCGTCGAACGGCTCGGCGTCACCGACATCCGGCTCACCGGCGGCGAACCGCTGCTGCGCCAGGGGCTGGAGAAGATCGTCGAACGGATCGCGGCGCTCGAACCGCGGCCGCGGCTTTCCATGACCACCAACGGGATCGGGCTCGCGAAGCGCGCGAAGCCGCTCGCCGACGCCGGGCTGGACAGGATCAACGTCTCGCTGGACACCGTCGACCGCGCGCTGTTCGAGACGATCACGCGGCGCGACAGGCTGTCGCACGTGCTGGCGGGCATGGCCGCCGCGCGCGAGGCCGGGCTGGACCCGGTGAAGGTCAACGCGGTGCTGATGCGCGGGCTGAACGAGAACCAGGCCGTGCCGCTGCTGAAGTTCTGTCTCGCCGAGGGCTACCACCTGCGGTTCATCGAGCAGATGCCGCTGGACGCGCAGCACGGCTGGAACCGGCGCGACATGATCACCGCCGAGGAGATCCTCGGCATGCTCGGCGAGGAGTTCTCGCTGTCGCCGTTCCCCGCCGCGCGTGGCGGGGCGCCCGCCGAACGCTGGCTGGTCGACGGCGGCCCCGGCGACGTCGGTGTGATCGCGTCGGTGACGCGGCCGTTCTGCGGCGCCTGCGAGCGGACGAGGCTGACCGCGGACGGCGCGGTGCGC
This window encodes:
- a CDS encoding YccF domain-containing protein, translating into MRLILNVIWLVLCGLWMALGYIVAGIICCILIVTIPFGLASFRIAAYALWPFGRTVVDRRDAGAASTIGNVIWFIFAGLWLAIGHVLTGVALCVTIIGIPLGVANFKMIPVSLMPLGKEIVEIP
- a CDS encoding MarR family transcriptional regulator, with the translated sequence MVKYPLSAEELARFADLAGESSTLTVLRHARIAERLGLSATDHKVLELAGQAPGPLTAGRIAELTGLSTGAVTGVMDRLEKAGLARRVRDTVDRRKVLIEVVPGAMERRAPLFESAHTTMKTVLEEFSPAERKVLERFQSAVLDGLRDELPGNSSRP
- a CDS encoding ABC transporter permease codes for the protein MLWPPAICALALVVLPVVGLLVRSDLSRFPSLITSASSLNALKLSLVTAGLSTVACVLFGVPLAVVLARSGARGVRVLRAVVLLPLVLPPVVGGLALLYLLGRKGFLGVLVTALTGEQVPFTTAAVVIAQTFVAMPFLVVSLEGALRGAGDRYERVASTLGAKPWTVFRRVTLPLLLPALGSGIVLSFARALGEFGATITFAGSLEGVTRTLPLEVYTQAEVDVDSAVALALLLILVAVAVIALARPRALEGVRS
- a CDS encoding sulfate/molybdate ABC transporter ATP-binding protein, which encodes MTLSAEIALRRGEFELDVEFEVPDGGVLALLGPNGSGKSSVLGCLAGLLWPDRARITLDGRALAGLPPHARGIGLLSQDALLFPHLSAVDNVAFAPRSTGAGRAEAKRRAREWLTEVDALELAGRRPAQLSGGQAQRVAIARALAAEPGLLLLDEPFAALDVDAAPAIRGLLRRVLRSGPPTVLVTHDPLDALALADHVAVLDGGRIVERGETRKVLSAPRTAFTARIAGLNLVPGIAVDNGLRTSGGHLAGIRAEDVVDGEAAVAVFAPSAVAVYLKDGEHRGSPRNTVEGIVDALEPHGPVIRVRSRGDDWAAGLAADLTPAAVAELALEPGTPVNLSVKAASVAVHAVAEH
- the moaA gene encoding GTP 3',8-cyclase MoaA; translation: MPRPDNPALIDTFGRVATDLRVSLTDKCNLRCTYCMPAEGLEWMPSADVLTDDELVLLLRIAVERLGVTDIRLTGGEPLLRQGLEKIVERIAALEPRPRLSMTTNGIGLAKRAKPLADAGLDRINVSLDTVDRALFETITRRDRLSHVLAGMAAAREAGLDPVKVNAVLMRGLNENQAVPLLKFCLAEGYHLRFIEQMPLDAQHGWNRRDMITAEEILGMLGEEFSLSPFPAARGGAPAERWLVDGGPGDVGVIASVTRPFCGACERTRLTADGAVRSCLFSNDETDLRALVRAGAREEEVADAWRATMWGKLAGHEINEAGFAQPIRPMSAIGG
- a CDS encoding metallophosphoesterase family protein, producing the protein MRDDQPPSPTYVVGDVHGHRDDLAGALREKGLLDSDDDWAGGEATLWFLGDFVDRGPDGVGVIDLVMRLERQAATAGGHCGTLLGNHEILLLGMYHFGDTEVPSDFGPRSFARSWEINGGLLEDQDRLTPQHIEWLTSRPMLTLAAGHLLMHSDTLEYLGWGDDIDEINARGREILEGSDIEAWWDVWRRMTTRYAFRGPEGADVAQQLMDRLGGERIVHGHSVIADQLGIHPAQIEGPYLYAGGKALGIDGGLFVGGPCLIIPLPWEPED
- a CDS encoding HAD-IIA family hydrolase, which encodes MNERRWTYLSDMDGVLVQEEHLVPGADEFLKELRANDIGFLVLTNNSIYTPRDLRARLERTGLDIPEEAIWTSALATAKFLASQRPNGSAFVIGEAGLTTALHEVGYVLTERDPDYVVLGETRTYSFSAITRAIRLIEGGAKFIATNPDATGPSMEGSMPATGSVAALIEKATGRSPYYVGKPNPLMMRSALRRLGAHSESTLMIGDRMDTDVHSGIEAGLQTILVLTGISSRESAEHYPYRPTKIIDSIADLVGRTGDPFGEG
- the modA gene encoding molybdate ABC transporter substrate-binding protein translates to MRRLVPALFALALAATACGSEQPVTAQAEARTLTVFAAASLTESFGALGKQFEAQNSGVTVKFSFEGSSALVQKLTQGAKADVFASADQANMDKATKGAVIDGQPSVFATNRLAIAVGKGNPKGVKGLADLAKDGLTVVVCAPQVPCGSAAKKVQQSSGVTLKPASEEQDVKSVLAKVQSGDADAGLVYVTDATSAAAKVDKVDFPESTGAINNYPIAVVKDAPQAALAKQFTDFILSAEGKKELAKVGFGAP
- a CDS encoding PhzF family phenazine biosynthesis protein — translated: MRLYIVDAFTSEAFAGNSAGVVLLDSPGDAGWMQSVAAELRHAETAFVEVGGEGPKSLRWFTPETEVDLCGHATLATTHVLGGEQTFTTRSGELRCRAEDGWVSMDFPSDPPRESDDDLSSILPGVSFAYVGRSRQNLFAVVDDASVVRSLAPDLAALRAHWTGRLMVTAGGDVEGIDFVTRFFAPGVGIDEDPVTGSAHCVLAPYWAARLGRTELVGEQASARGGIVRVNLEGDRVLLSGQAVTVASGELHV
- a CDS encoding TOBE domain-containing protein, which translates into the protein MPQFRLSEAARLLGVSDDTVRRWVRAGQLTAFDDSAGRKVVDGAELAAFAKAQAEQPEDPSNVGRSARNRFVGLVTEVITDKVMAQVELQCGPHRVVSLMSAEAVRELGLRPGVLAVAVVKATTVVIETPEGSR